The genomic stretch GCGGGACTGAAACCGGCCACGAATCAGGTCTTCAAACTCGACAGTCCCCGCTCACAACGCTGCCTGATCGAAGCGGTCGTTTCCAACACCTGCCCGGTCGTCAACCAGACGATCCGCGATATGCATTTTCGCACGCTCTATAACGCGGTCGTGATTGCCGTCTCGCGAAACGGCCATCGCATCCGGGGAAAGATCGGAGACATTGTCCTTCTCCCGGGTGATACGTTACTTCTGGAAGCGCACCCCTCGTTTGCCGATACGCATCGCAACAGCCGCGATTTCTTCCTGGTCAGCCGCGTGGAAGACTCCTCGCCGCTGCGCCATGAACAGGCGTGGATGGCTCAGGTCATTCTCGGCATCATGATCATCACGGCGACGATCCTCGAGTTCGGAATGCTGAAAGCATCCCTGTTCGCCGCGGTGCTGATGGTCTTGACCCGCTGCGTCCGTCCGCCGGAAGCCCGCCAGTGTATCGACTGGTCTATTCTCGTCACGATTGGAGCGGGGATCGGACTGGGAGAAGCGATGGACCAGTCGGGAGCCGCATCACTTCTCGCGAGTAGTGTGATTACCAGCGCCGGCAGTTCACCGCTGATCGTGCTTGCGGTCGTGTATGGCATCACGATGGTGATGACAAACCTGATTACCGCTAAGGCGGCTGGAATGCTGATCTTCCCCATCGCCCTGGAAGCAGCCTCGAATCTTGGGGTCAGCCCGACTCCGTTTGCCATCGCAGTGATGATTTCCGCCGCGGCCTGCTTTGCGACCCCACATGGATTTCAGACGAACCTGATGGTCTACGGCCCCGGCGGTTATCGGGCCAGTGATTTCGCCCGCATGGGCGGCCCACTCAGCCTGATCATCTGGGTGGCGAGCATCGCCCTGATCCCGCTCATCTGGCCGTTCCAGGGCTGAACCCGTCATCTCAGATCCCGTACTTTTTCAGCTTGCTGTAAAACGTACTTCGCGGCATGCCGAGCAGCCGGGCCGCCTGGGCTTTGTTGCCATCTGCCGAGGCCAGAGCCGACTTCAGCTGCCGGATCTCACTGTCTTCGCCTGTGGAACCGGCCGGAATGACCAGCGGCTTCGTGGGGACGACAATCGGCTTGCTCGCCTTTGACCGAGGTTTGCTTTCGGCTGCTTCGTAGATGCTGAGCTGTTCCTCATCGTTGACCGCCTCGCGGACCTCCTCCGGAAGATTCTCCAGCAGCAGGCAATCGGTCTCCGCGAGCACAACGGCTCGATGAATGGCGTTGTGAAGCTCCCGCACATTGCCCGGCCAGTCGTAATTCAGCAGCGCCCGATACGCGAGATCATCGATGTCGCGCATCGACTTCCGGGACTTCTCCGCAGCTTCTTTCAGGAATTCGAGACTCAACTCCAGAATGTCTTCCTTGCGATCACGCAGCGGAGGCAGTGTGAGCGTGATCACATTCAGGCGGTAGTACAAATCCTGCCGAAACAATCCCGTACGAATCCGTTCTTCCAGATTCTGATGCGTCGCGGCAATCAACCGAACATCTACGGAAATGGAGTCGCGACTTCCGACCGGCTCGAACTTACGTTCCTGCAGGACTCGCAACAGCTTGACCTGCACGTCGGGCGGCAGATCCCCAATCTCATCCAGGAACAGGGTTCCCTTGTCGGCCATCTGAAAGCGCCCCGCGGAATCGCGATACGCTCCTGTGAAGGCTCCTTTCACGTGCCCGAACAGCTCACTCTCCAGCAGTGAGGGCGACAAAGCCGCACAGTTCACGCTTACAACCGAATTCTCCTTGCGGTTGCTGTTGGCGTGAATCGCCTGAGCGAGCAGTTCTTTTCCGGAGCCACTTTCCCCACGAATGAGAACGGTCGTCTCGCTCGGAGCGACCTTGCGAACGGAATCCAGGACACTGAGGATCGCCGGACTGTTGCCACGAATCTTGCCCCGATCAAACGACGATGCGGGCATAGTCGACTCTTCATCAGCCGGAGCCACCGGCTGCGTTTGTGAATTCAGTTGCTGCCTGAGAATCGCCAGCTGACGTTCCTGCGTCTCAATCTTCTTCACCTTCTCCTGCAACATCCCATCCAGGCGGGACACGTTCTGCTGAACGCGAACACACTGCAGCGCCACGGCGGTCATCTGCCCAATCGCTGTAACGAACGTCGTATCTTCAGCGGTGTACGGCGTGCTTGACGCCTTGGCACCGAGGATCACGAGTCCCGAGAGCCGGCCGTCGACTTCGAAACCGTGAATCAGCTGAGAGTTCAGATCGCGATGCAACTTCTGCAGGGACGGCATTTGAGATCGTCCCGCCGAACCGATTCGCTGACACGATCCTTCCTGCTCCAACTGGCGATCGGACTGCTCATCGAGTGAAATGCGAGACGGTAACTGTTGACCGTTCACGGCTGCGACCAGCTCAAACTGTGCCGAGCGCGCATCGCGGAGATACAAGGCGCTGAACCGCACCTGCAACACCTCACGGCAGGACCGCAGCATATGCTCGGCCAAAGCTCGCACATCGGCCACGCGGGCGACAACCGTATTCATCTGATGCATCGCCCGGTCGAGCCGATACTTCTCGCGGAAGAAACGGCGGTCGAGTGCCTCCTGGACACGGTCGCGCATCCAGCCGGCGGCGAGGATTCCGAGAGTCAGGATAATCGCCAGCGGAATGATCTGTTCCGGAACGCTCATCCCGCGATACACCGTCAACAGACTTCCCACAGCGATCATCAGGCTGTAAGCCACCGTCAACAACTGCGTCAGAGCCAGATACAGCACGCGGCGACTGATGATCTGATCGATGAGCATCAGACGATACCGCACGATTCCGATTGCATAAGCCGTCAGAAACAACAGACTCACGATGACCATCGGAATTCGACCGCGACCGAGTGCCATCCCGACCCGGTCTTCAAACGCCAGGTAAACCGTGTACAGGACCAGTGGCAGCGCCAGGCAGGCGGCTCCCAGGATCCATTGCAGCTGTTTCTGTTCCGCCGGCTGCTGACAGGACCGGTAACGTCGGAACACGACCGCCACACTGGCGGCGAAGTAAACCAGAGCAACCATGATGTAAACGTCGACCACCCAACGGAGCCACACCAGCAGGGTCTGGGTCACCGCGACCGATGCCTGCGCGTCCTGGACGAAATAGGCCCGCACGAGGAAGAACGTCATGACGAGCAGCATCAGACCCGGTGCCGCATACATCGCCACCCGACTCCCGATGGGATGTCGCTGGATGTAGTCGCTTCTTGTCGGGTAGTTGAGAAAGAACGCCAGCGTTACCACCGGCAAAAGCACCGCGGCATACACAAACGGAAAGGTCAGCCCCGGACTCGAGGCGATCAGCCACCAGTGATACCCGCCCACGAACGCCGGAAGTGTCAGCAGGGACAGCAGAAAGAACATCCGACCGGCCGGATCGCTGGGCCGATTA from Rubinisphaera margarita encodes the following:
- a CDS encoding SLC13 family permease; protein product: MTWEIVFTLTIVLGSIIAMIRSRIGPDLILIGALSFLLLSGVVDVDRGLKGFSNPGLITVAILFVVAEGLHQTGAINQVVQSMLGHPKSATTGLVRLIFPAALLSAFINNTPVVAMLMPVVNDWAKKCGYSVSKFLLPLSFATILGGTCTIFGTSTTLILNGWFAEAGYDPIGLFEITWIGLPLTVIGLAFLLLTSGWLLPDRVSAETQFDDPREYTIEMIVEPGSPLVGKSIGAAGLRSLPGLYLMEIARDDELIPAVSPERRIEEGDRLIFVGVVESIKDLQKIAGLKPATNQVFKLDSPRSQRCLIEAVVSNTCPVVNQTIRDMHFRTLYNAVVIAVSRNGHRIRGKIGDIVLLPGDTLLLEAHPSFADTHRNSRDFFLVSRVEDSSPLRHEQAWMAQVILGIMIITATILEFGMLKASLFAAVLMVLTRCVRPPEARQCIDWSILVTIGAGIGLGEAMDQSGAASLLASSVITSAGSSPLIVLAVVYGITMVMTNLITAKAAGMLIFPIALEAASNLGVSPTPFAIAVMISAAACFATPHGFQTNLMVYGPGGYRASDFARMGGPLSLIIWVASIALIPLIWPFQG
- a CDS encoding sigma 54-interacting transcriptional regulator is translated as MKTRDPIYYRFVAGTTLVLLAVYCSAALFYVATSGDIGIRCLLTSEYSGEPGVPIRQVESVPSEQLGGLPHGFGVAPEVGDHVVEINDRPVHSFASFSQAMASLRHALSSDPGYDGRVEGANPVDIDRYASLPPVILYVSPRAEGGAERPETVAEKKAFQAKYVRIRFVDKDTGKTEEGWLMLRPLPALEVVLSIIWCLLEFAIFALAALSFCNRPSDPAGRMFFLLSLLTLPAFVGGYHWWLIASSPGLTFPFVYAAVLLPVVTLAFFLNYPTRSDYIQRHPIGSRVAMYAAPGLMLLVMTFFLVRAYFVQDAQASVAVTQTLLVWLRWVVDVYIMVALVYFAASVAVVFRRYRSCQQPAEQKQLQWILGAACLALPLVLYTVYLAFEDRVGMALGRGRIPMVIVSLLFLTAYAIGIVRYRLMLIDQIISRRVLYLALTQLLTVAYSLMIAVGSLLTVYRGMSVPEQIIPLAIILTLGILAAGWMRDRVQEALDRRFFREKYRLDRAMHQMNTVVARVADVRALAEHMLRSCREVLQVRFSALYLRDARSAQFELVAAVNGQQLPSRISLDEQSDRQLEQEGSCQRIGSAGRSQMPSLQKLHRDLNSQLIHGFEVDGRLSGLVILGAKASSTPYTAEDTTFVTAIGQMTAVALQCVRVQQNVSRLDGMLQEKVKKIETQERQLAILRQQLNSQTQPVAPADEESTMPASSFDRGKIRGNSPAILSVLDSVRKVAPSETTVLIRGESGSGKELLAQAIHANSNRKENSVVSVNCAALSPSLLESELFGHVKGAFTGAYRDSAGRFQMADKGTLFLDEIGDLPPDVQVKLLRVLQERKFEPVGSRDSISVDVRLIAATHQNLEERIRTGLFRQDLYYRLNVITLTLPPLRDRKEDILELSLEFLKEAAEKSRKSMRDIDDLAYRALLNYDWPGNVRELHNAIHRAVVLAETDCLLLENLPEEVREAVNDEEQLSIYEAAESKPRSKASKPIVVPTKPLVIPAGSTGEDSEIRQLKSALASADGNKAQAARLLGMPRSTFYSKLKKYGI